The genomic segment CTGACATGGACATGATTTCATCAATATTATTTGATTTTACTGATCCACCATATTGAATAATCACATCTTCGTAGCCAATCCACTTACGAATAAGTCCACAAATTCGATTAGCCTCATTGGCTTCACAAGTTTTACCAGTTCCAATAGCCCAGATTGGTTCATAAGCAACTATTAGTCTTTTTACTTCAATTCCTTCAAGACCTTGTTCAATTTGCCTTCGTATAACCCTTTCTGCTTCACCCATTTCTCTTTGTTGAAAAGTTTCTCCAACACAAACAATTGGAATTAACTGATGATCTTGAGCGGATTTTGCTCTTTTATTAATTTGTTCATCACTTTCACTAAAATATTTACGAGGTTCACTGTGTCCAACGATTG from the Prochlorococcus marinus str. NATL2A genome contains:
- the tpiA gene encoding triose-phosphate isomerase, with protein sequence MRKPVIAGNWKMNMTCTEAIEYMRVLIPLLKDIPKKDREIVIAPPFTALYPLSEFIRDRNEYLSLSSQNVHWEDSGAYTAEVSPLMLNELSVKCAIVGHSEPRKYFSESDEQINKRAKSAQDHQLIPIVCVGETFQQREMGEAERVIRRQIEQGLEGIEVKRLIVAYEPIWAIGTGKTCEANEANRICGLIRKWIGYEDVIIQYGGSVKSNNIDEIMSMSDIDGVLVGGASLDPTNFARIANYEKI